The Sulfuricurvum sp. genome contains a region encoding:
- a CDS encoding toxin, protein MVFDWNDEKNTLLKESRNVCFEDVVTSIQDNKLLDIVKNPSANHQGQYCLIVEIMNYAYIVPFVKEGDTFFLKTIYPSRKETKKYFKE, encoded by the coding sequence ATGGTTTTTGATTGGAACGATGAAAAAAACACCCTCCTAAAAGAGAGCCGAAATGTCTGTTTCGAGGATGTCGTCACCAGCATCCAAGACAACAAACTTCTCGACATCGTCAAAAACCCAAGTGCTAACCATCAGGGTCAATACTGTTTAATTGTCGAAATTATGAATTACGCCTATATCGTTCCGTTTGTCAAAGAGGGAGATACGTTTTTTCTCAAAACGATCTATCCCAGCCGAAAAGAAACCAAAAAATACTTTAAGGAGTAA
- a CDS encoding ATP-binding cassette domain-containing protein produces MKKVVIEGRNIVTSFGNNLIHNGVNCTIYENEIYALLGGSGSGKSTLLREMILLGKPSSGSLSVLGYDLKNLNLQQSQILQRQWGVLFQSGALYSSLTVGENIELLYKEYTDLPPKLIKELVKLKIDLVGLPAHAVHLYPSQLSGGMIKRAALARALALDPKLLFLDEPTSGLDPLSSRQFDALIKELRDLLGLTIVIVTHDLDTIHHIVDRFVLLGEKRVIAEGTLPEVLKINHPIIDYFFQKETHGVQG; encoded by the coding sequence ATGAAAAAAGTAGTTATCGAAGGACGCAATATCGTAACCTCTTTTGGCAATAATCTAATTCATAACGGAGTTAATTGCACGATTTATGAAAATGAGATATATGCCCTTTTGGGTGGAAGCGGCTCAGGAAAATCAACACTCCTTCGAGAGATGATTCTCCTTGGCAAACCATCTTCAGGTTCACTCTCGGTATTAGGATATGATTTAAAAAATCTAAATCTTCAGCAATCCCAAATTCTTCAACGACAATGGGGGGTATTGTTCCAATCAGGTGCACTCTACTCCTCCCTCACCGTCGGTGAGAATATTGAGTTACTCTACAAAGAGTACACCGATCTCCCACCAAAATTGATTAAAGAGCTTGTCAAACTAAAAATTGATCTTGTCGGACTTCCGGCACACGCTGTCCATCTTTACCCAAGCCAACTCAGCGGAGGGATGATTAAACGTGCAGCCCTTGCTCGCGCTCTCGCCCTTGATCCTAAACTTCTCTTTTTAGATGAACCCACTTCAGGGCTTGATCCGTTAAGTTCACGTCAATTTGATGCCCTTATTAAAGAGCTTCGCGATCTTTTAGGACTCACTATAGTGATCGTTACCCATGATTTGGATACTATACATCATATTGTAGATCGATTTGTTTTATTAGGAGAAAAGAGGGTGATTGCCGAGGGGACACTTCCTGAAGTACTTAAAATCAATCATCCCATAATCGATTATTTCTTTCAAAAGGAGACACATGGAGTCCAAGGTTAA
- the purH gene encoding bifunctional phosphoribosylaminoimidazolecarboxamide formyltransferase/IMP cyclohydrolase yields the protein MKRALLSVSDKSNIVEFAKSLIGLDYQIISTGGTYKMLKDAGVSAIEIDEVTKFPECFEGRVKTLNPYIHGGILHRRDKQSHLDQAVELGVEAIDLVCVNLYPFKATIEKTDDFEEIIENIDIGGPAMVRSAAKNFDSVIILTNPSDYSLVLNAIANGENTVEFRRDLMIKAYEHTAAYDSMIANYMNKRFNNGMGSKQFIVGSKVMDTRYGENPHQKGGLYEFDTFFSQNFKTLKGEASFNNLTDISGAVKIAAAFGDENAICIVKHGNPCGFAIRENLLDAYNEALKCDPISAFGGVVAVNGVVTKELAEKMNEMFLEVIIAGSIDEEARAVFEPKKRLKLFEYGSDRIALSNDAIDFKHIDGGFVFQDADRVTHEEVANAKLVTKHVASDAALRDAEIAYKVASLTKSNCVVYVKDAAMVAVGMGMTSRVDAARCALRKAEEMGLDVSGSALASEAFFPFRDSIDAAAGAGVKTVIQPGGSVRDEEVIAAADEHGMALYFTGVRHFLH from the coding sequence ATGAAGCGTGCATTGCTCAGTGTCAGCGATAAAAGCAACATCGTTGAATTTGCCAAATCTCTTATCGGTTTGGACTATCAGATCATCTCTACGGGCGGAACGTACAAAATGCTCAAAGATGCGGGTGTAAGTGCCATCGAAATCGATGAGGTGACCAAATTCCCTGAGTGTTTCGAGGGGCGTGTTAAAACCCTAAACCCGTACATCCACGGCGGTATCTTGCACCGACGCGATAAACAATCGCACCTCGATCAAGCGGTCGAACTCGGTGTCGAAGCGATCGATCTCGTGTGTGTCAATCTCTATCCGTTCAAAGCTACGATTGAGAAAACCGACGATTTCGAAGAGATTATCGAAAACATCGACATTGGCGGTCCTGCGATGGTACGCTCTGCGGCGAAAAACTTTGACAGTGTGATTATTCTCACCAATCCTTCGGATTATTCTCTCGTGCTCAATGCGATTGCTAACGGTGAAAACACAGTTGAATTCCGCCGTGATCTCATGATTAAAGCGTATGAGCATACTGCAGCGTATGACTCGATGATCGCCAACTACATGAACAAACGGTTTAACAACGGCATGGGATCAAAACAGTTCATCGTCGGATCCAAAGTGATGGATACCCGTTACGGCGAAAACCCGCACCAAAAGGGCGGTTTGTACGAGTTCGATACGTTCTTCTCACAAAACTTCAAAACCCTCAAAGGGGAAGCGAGCTTCAATAACCTTACCGACATCAGCGGTGCGGTGAAAATTGCGGCGGCGTTCGGGGATGAAAATGCGATCTGTATCGTCAAACACGGTAATCCATGCGGTTTTGCAATCCGTGAAAACCTCCTCGATGCGTATAATGAAGCGCTTAAATGTGATCCGATCTCCGCATTCGGCGGTGTCGTTGCGGTTAACGGTGTCGTGACGAAAGAGCTTGCGGAGAAAATGAACGAAATGTTCCTCGAAGTGATCATTGCAGGCTCTATCGATGAGGAAGCGCGCGCAGTGTTCGAGCCGAAAAAACGTCTTAAGCTATTCGAGTACGGCAGTGATCGTATCGCCCTCAGCAACGATGCAATCGATTTCAAACACATTGATGGCGGGTTTGTATTCCAAGATGCCGACCGTGTAACGCATGAAGAGGTTGCTAACGCGAAACTGGTAACCAAACACGTTGCAAGCGATGCGGCTTTGAGAGATGCCGAAATCGCCTACAAAGTAGCGTCATTGACCAAATCAAACTGTGTTGTTTACGTCAAAGATGCGGCGATGGTCGCCGTCGGTATGGGGATGACCTCACGTGTCGATGCGGCGCGTTGTGCATTGCGTAAAGCCGAAGAGATGGGTCTGGATGTAAGCGGTTCGGCTCTTGCTTCTGAAGCATTTTTCCCATTCCGCGATTCGATCGATGCGGCGGCGGGTGCTGGTGTTAAAACGGTTATCCAACCGGGCGGTTCGGTACGGGATGAAGAAGTAATCGCGGCAGCGGATGAACACGGGATGGCACTTTACTTTACAGGTGTTCGCCACTTTTTACACTAA
- a CDS encoding MlaE family lipid ABC transporter permease subunit, which translates to MQKTPLPSCELHTANDHIRIVCSGEWQLHTLRPLAEILENFTPTLPLHWDITAITTIDSAGIALLQLYYREFEALGFPSKLIGANDEQLRLYHLLYPHPHADEIPPIRPTFLFRLGVESIKSLRETLNFFSFLGEAFMVLLHSLRKPWLIRYRSISSHIITSGADALPIIALSAFLIGVVIAYQSVEQLQKFGADILIVDMIGISLTRELAPLITAIVIAGRSGSAFTAQIGAMKMTQEIDAMKTMGFHPYLFLVWPRVIALMIIMPLLIFFADLVGIFGGMVVANAQAHLSYSEFIHRLQGSLPMKHFVIGIVKGPFFAMLIALVGTYRGFQVSSNTESIGQYTTKSVVNSIFLVIACDAIFSILLTELQL; encoded by the coding sequence ATGCAAAAGACGCCGCTCCCATCATGTGAACTACATACTGCAAATGATCATATCCGTATTGTCTGCAGTGGGGAATGGCAACTTCATACTTTACGCCCACTTGCCGAGATATTAGAAAATTTTACTCCAACTTTACCTTTACATTGGGACATAACGGCGATTACAACGATTGATTCTGCCGGAATTGCCCTTTTACAACTCTATTACCGTGAATTTGAAGCGTTAGGATTCCCCTCAAAACTCATCGGTGCAAATGATGAGCAATTACGACTCTATCACCTCCTCTACCCCCATCCACATGCCGATGAGATTCCACCTATACGTCCCACATTTCTTTTTCGCCTTGGGGTTGAGAGTATCAAATCATTACGAGAAACTCTTAATTTCTTTAGTTTTCTCGGTGAAGCATTTATGGTGTTGTTACACTCTCTTCGTAAACCGTGGCTAATCCGTTATCGCTCGATTAGCTCCCACATTATTACCTCCGGTGCCGACGCACTCCCTATTATCGCACTCAGCGCTTTTTTAATCGGAGTCGTCATCGCCTATCAAAGTGTCGAACAGCTCCAAAAATTTGGTGCCGATATTCTCATCGTTGATATGATCGGTATCTCTTTAACCCGTGAACTTGCCCCTCTCATCACAGCAATCGTTATTGCCGGACGGAGTGGTTCAGCCTTTACGGCTCAAATTGGGGCGATGAAAATGACCCAAGAGATTGATGCTATGAAAACGATGGGATTTCACCCTTACCTCTTTCTCGTATGGCCTCGCGTGATTGCGCTAATGATTATCATGCCATTGCTTATCTTTTTTGCCGATTTGGTAGGAATCTTCGGAGGGATGGTCGTTGCCAACGCTCAAGCACATCTCTCTTACAGTGAGTTTATACATCGCTTGCAAGGATCACTGCCGATGAAACATTTCGTCATCGGTATAGTCAAAGGACCTTTTTTTGCGATGCTTATCGCATTGGTAGGAACCTATCGAGGGTTTCAAGTCTCCTCCAATACAGAGAGTATCGGTCAATACACGACCAAGAGTGTCGTAAACTCTATTTTTTTGGTCATCGCTTGTGACGCTATTTTCTCTATTCTCCTCACAGAGCTACAATTATGA
- a CDS encoding cytochrome c has translation MIHLSPFFAVSFALMCFMSTTASADIAKGQKWYVKNCKECHGDGSKGAALHTQDEWEELFGNSAKLLIKKHEGSKVELYFKGDEFKDRSKHIRDFLFEYGSDSGNVPAC, from the coding sequence ATGATCCATTTATCTCCATTTTTTGCTGTATCCTTTGCTTTGATGTGCTTCATGAGTACTACTGCATCAGCCGATATTGCTAAAGGTCAAAAGTGGTACGTTAAAAATTGTAAAGAGTGTCATGGGGATGGATCAAAAGGTGCAGCACTACATACTCAAGATGAGTGGGAAGAACTATTTGGCAATAGTGCGAAGCTGCTTATTAAAAAGCATGAAGGAAGTAAAGTCGAGTTGTATTTTAAAGGTGATGAATTTAAAGATCGATCGAAACATATTCGTGATTTTTTATTTGAATACGGTTCTGATTCTGGAAACGTCCCTGCCTGTTAA
- a CDS encoding methylenetetrahydrofolate reductase yields MFESLLHKLRHGTYITLETTPSRSAQFTPTIEKIAALGLDKLVDGFSTTDNPLAKLKYNALFAAMKLQDRFGLPTLATMSMRDRNRIALQSDLLGANESNVRAILALTGDSAHYSDQPHAKGVFEGNSKLLLDIITALNNGTDLAEQKLLAPVQEIYPFAVIDAYAKSAATLQKRMAKKVAHGAIAIISQPVYDLENARKLLDMMSEANRENNANCVLVLGYFPITKLRTARFLDENVPGIFVPHEWVEALEEASLISPEEEYRVGFSLSKTLFEELKALHPKIHIMTANQFELAKAILS; encoded by the coding sequence TTGTTCGAATCATTACTCCATAAACTCCGTCACGGAACCTATATCACCTTAGAGACGACACCGTCACGTTCAGCCCAGTTCACCCCGACAATCGAGAAAATCGCTGCACTGGGTCTCGATAAACTTGTCGATGGGTTCAGCACCACCGATAACCCGCTGGCTAAACTCAAATACAACGCCCTCTTTGCCGCGATGAAACTCCAAGATCGTTTCGGACTCCCCACGCTCGCCACGATGAGCATGCGCGACCGTAACCGCATTGCCCTCCAATCCGATCTCCTCGGTGCCAACGAATCCAACGTCCGCGCCATCCTCGCCCTCACAGGCGACAGCGCCCACTACTCCGATCAACCGCACGCCAAAGGGGTTTTCGAGGGAAATAGCAAACTCCTCCTCGATATCATCACAGCACTCAACAACGGAACCGACTTGGCAGAACAAAAACTTCTCGCCCCCGTCCAAGAGATTTATCCCTTCGCCGTTATCGATGCCTATGCCAAAAGTGCCGCAACGCTTCAAAAAAGGATGGCGAAAAAAGTAGCCCACGGAGCCATCGCCATCATTTCCCAACCCGTCTACGATCTCGAAAATGCCCGCAAACTGCTCGATATGATGAGCGAAGCCAACCGCGAAAATAACGCAAATTGCGTTCTTGTTTTGGGCTATTTCCCGATAACTAAACTCCGTACTGCCCGCTTTTTGGATGAAAATGTACCGGGGATATTTGTACCGCATGAGTGGGTCGAAGCCCTCGAAGAAGCCTCACTCATCAGCCCAGAAGAAGAGTACCGTGTCGGATTTAGCCTTAGCAAAACCCTTTTCGAAGAGCTCAAAGCACTCCATCCGAAAATTCATATTATGACTGCCAATCAGTTTGAGTTAGCCAAGGCGATTTTGTCCTGA
- a CDS encoding cytochrome c — protein MMKSTSFLLAAVVAVGMMSTTVSADDKKGQKAYLKTCKNCHGNGTKGAAMHTQDEWEDLFANGGEKMIKAHAKDKSSAYFNGEAFKDQAKDLRDFLFMYGSDSGNVPSCG, from the coding sequence ATGATGAAATCAACTTCGTTTTTACTTGCAGCGGTAGTTGCTGTTGGAATGATGAGTACAACTGTATCTGCTGATGATAAAAAAGGTCAAAAAGCATATTTGAAAACCTGTAAAAACTGTCATGGTAACGGTACAAAAGGTGCAGCGATGCATACACAAGATGAGTGGGAAGACCTTTTTGCAAACGGCGGAGAAAAAATGATCAAAGCACACGCAAAAGATAAATCTTCAGCATATTTCAACGGTGAAGCTTTCAAAGATCAAGCAAAAGATCTACGTGATTTCTTATTCATGTACGGTTCAGATTCAGGAAATGTCCCTTCTTGCGGATAA
- a CDS encoding D-alanyl-D-alanine carboxypeptidase family protein, which produces MIKKITSLCLAFSISLYAGVDKNELDHLRVGALVVKDLKTRNVLYSKDGDKRVSPASLTKVMTALLAIQSGKMNKSVTITQEMIRVEPTIAGYKRGEVVLMSDLVKAAMIKSDNDAAKAIAITVGGSEEHFVAMMNHYAHSVGMRNTHFSNPCGYDKDDHYSTPNDLLKLSEYAIRNKTFNAISKINEYTYYSQNTHRKFYAYTHNRLLNRYAYAVGIKTGFTNKAGACLIARAKKGNKDCLIVMMHAKEDRWKTAKNIFEQVLNS; this is translated from the coding sequence ATGATTAAAAAAATAACCTCTTTGTGTTTAGCGTTTAGTATTTCACTCTATGCGGGTGTCGATAAAAATGAGCTCGACCATCTTCGTGTAGGGGCATTGGTAGTTAAAGATTTAAAAACGCGGAATGTTCTCTATAGTAAAGATGGGGATAAGCGGGTGAGCCCTGCGAGTTTGACGAAAGTGATGACGGCATTGCTCGCTATTCAAAGTGGTAAAATGAACAAATCGGTCACTATCACGCAAGAGATGATTAGAGTGGAACCGACGATTGCGGGATACAAGCGGGGAGAGGTTGTGTTGATGTCGGATTTGGTGAAAGCGGCAATGATCAAATCGGATAACGATGCTGCCAAAGCGATTGCTATTACAGTAGGGGGAAGTGAAGAGCATTTTGTTGCTATGATGAACCATTACGCCCATTCTGTCGGGATGAGAAATACCCATTTTAGTAATCCTTGCGGATATGATAAGGATGATCACTATTCAACGCCAAACGACCTTTTAAAACTCAGTGAGTATGCGATTCGCAATAAAACTTTTAATGCCATCAGTAAAATCAATGAGTACACCTATTATTCACAAAATACCCATCGCAAATTTTATGCTTATACCCATAACCGTCTTTTAAATCGTTATGCCTATGCAGTAGGGATAAAAACAGGATTTACCAACAAAGCGGGTGCGTGTCTCATCGCACGGGCGAAAAAAGGGAATAAAGATTGTCTTATAGTGATGATGCATGCTAAAGAAGATCGTTGGAAGACTGCTAAAAATATCTTTGAGCAGGTTCTAAATAGCTAG
- a CDS encoding DNA-deoxyinosine glycosylase, which translates to MNSYNHPFPPLLDQNTRILFLGSFPSIASFEQAFYYAHPRNAFWPILEEIFDVHLETNEAKKTFCLEKGIGLWDVIGSCERSNSSDTNLKNCIPNDFEKLLEEYPNIQVLAFTGKKSHDLFMKFFKNLKIEKVLLPSTSPAHAAMKKEEKAKLYKDFLGKYLAI; encoded by the coding sequence ATGAACTCCTATAATCACCCCTTCCCCCCACTCCTCGACCAAAATACCCGCATCCTCTTTTTGGGCAGTTTCCCCAGTATCGCATCGTTCGAGCAAGCCTTCTATTATGCCCATCCGCGCAACGCGTTTTGGCCGATACTCGAAGAAATTTTTGATGTACATTTGGAAACCAATGAAGCGAAAAAAACATTTTGTCTGGAAAAGGGAATCGGATTGTGGGATGTAATCGGTTCATGTGAGCGAAGCAATTCGAGCGATACGAATCTGAAAAACTGCATCCCTAATGATTTTGAAAAGCTACTAGAGGAGTATCCCAATATTCAAGTCCTCGCCTTTACGGGAAAAAAAAGCCATGATTTGTTTATGAAGTTTTTTAAAAATTTGAAAATAGAAAAAGTATTGCTCCCCTCCACATCACCTGCTCATGCGGCAATGAAAAAAGAAGAAAAAGCAAAACTCTATAAAGATTTTTTAGGAAAATACCTAGCTATTTAG
- a CDS encoding MlaD family protein gives MESKVNYTIVGVFVLFFTIAMVIFVFWLGKYNDDDNEYQRFKVYITESVSGLAPEASVKFHGVDVGQVESIQINPQNSEEVVLILKIKKTAPIKNDSTAMLKFFGITGLAFIEIAGGAKNAPLLQTSDKNISVIPTSPSLIKRLDETLSSVVTKFSYTLDKTNAILNDKNAQNFSQTLANLKNISIQMADYQDEIDILLKNSIQTGKNMDDMMARVGKSSDTVNDSMATFRTTMKDSFGPSMNAWKETSKKTNALIETIQSSMARGDYDIQTSTQELNALLAQSRATLVEMEQTLKTLKESPSDILFKTSNPTPGPGEK, from the coding sequence ATGGAGTCCAAGGTTAATTACACAATCGTAGGGGTATTCGTCCTTTTTTTTACCATTGCCATGGTTATTTTTGTCTTTTGGCTTGGCAAATACAACGACGATGATAATGAATACCAACGCTTTAAAGTCTATATTACCGAATCGGTATCAGGGCTCGCTCCCGAAGCCTCCGTTAAATTTCACGGTGTTGATGTAGGTCAAGTGGAATCAATCCAAATCAATCCTCAGAACAGTGAAGAAGTTGTCCTTATTTTAAAAATCAAAAAAACAGCCCCTATTAAAAATGATTCTACCGCTATGCTCAAATTTTTCGGTATCACGGGACTCGCATTTATCGAAATCGCCGGAGGTGCAAAAAATGCCCCTCTACTACAAACATCCGATAAAAATATCTCCGTTATCCCGACCTCACCCTCATTAATTAAACGACTCGATGAAACACTTAGTAGCGTTGTCACAAAATTTTCCTATACACTTGATAAAACAAACGCTATCTTAAATGATAAAAATGCCCAAAACTTTTCACAAACCTTGGCAAATCTCAAAAATATTTCAATCCAAATGGCGGATTATCAAGATGAAATCGATATCCTCCTCAAAAATTCTATCCAAACTGGAAAAAATATGGATGATATGATGGCAAGAGTCGGAAAATCCTCCGATACCGTCAATGATTCTATGGCAACCTTTAGAACCACCATGAAAGATAGCTTCGGACCTAGTATGAACGCATGGAAAGAGACCTCAAAAAAAACAAATGCCCTTATTGAGACTATTCAAAGTAGTATGGCGCGAGGAGATTATGATATCCAAACCTCCACCCAAGAGCTCAATGCCCTCTTAGCACAATCCCGTGCGACATTAGTGGAGATGGAACAAACTTTGAAAACACTCAAAGAGAGCCCTTCAGACATCTTATTTAAAACATCTAATCCAACCCCAGGACCAGGAGAAAAATAA
- a CDS encoding ABC-type transport auxiliary lipoprotein family protein: MKKIFPLLILALFSGCSIHTPAITEYSLLTPAPSGITPFSTSLPKSIKLNAPITLSSLATKSIHYSSSTQESGNYLYSAWSDTPSSMIENTLFLALQHSNLFSTVAPSASWAKTDYILESNLAIFQHTIKEDGSSEGIIDISYRLIDLESKKVIATKHFYSTHPSASNNAKGGIEALKKNMDKVNHQVIEWLSITLNQQKV, from the coding sequence ATGAAAAAAATCTTCCCACTTCTTATCTTAGCACTCTTTAGCGGATGTTCTATTCACACTCCTGCGATTACAGAATACTCATTGTTGACTCCAGCACCATCAGGTATAACTCCTTTTTCTACCAGCTTACCTAAAAGCATTAAACTCAATGCACCCATCACATTATCCTCTCTTGCTACCAAATCGATTCATTACTCCTCATCCACTCAAGAATCAGGAAATTATCTCTACAGTGCATGGAGCGATACCCCCTCTAGTATGATAGAAAATACTCTGTTTCTTGCGCTTCAACACAGCAACTTATTTTCTACTGTTGCTCCATCAGCTTCATGGGCAAAAACAGATTACATTCTTGAATCCAATCTAGCCATTTTTCAACATACAATAAAAGAGGATGGAAGTAGTGAGGGGATAATTGATATAAGCTATCGATTAATCGATTTGGAATCCAAAAAAGTAATTGCAACAAAACATTTTTATTCAACCCATCCATCGGCGTCTAATAATGCCAAAGGGGGAATTGAAGCATTGAAAAAAAATATGGATAAAGTGAATCATCAAGTGATAGAGTGGTTAAGTATAACACTTAACCAACAAAAAGTTTAA
- a CDS encoding TonB-dependent siderophore receptor, whose protein sequence is MKKTLSLIACAAICTLASANEAHLDTITVNGTVTTVIQHKGLLKDLVEKTEVINKKELEHTQSSTLAEAINQEVGINVTTGCSICGLKRVQINGLKGEHTTVLIDGIPFNSTVSSFYGMDAIGTADIESIEIARGTGTSLTAPEAIGGTINIIPRKPRNNAMETDLSIGTLGTKNYSVLGEAMSSDKKTGILVSASYHTQNQVDNDHNSVSESPSLENQSLSLMVTHEFSPYDSIELKASHFTSNSFGGSMVSESSAVANYDPANNNPTFAGGNVNNPLISQPMSVLERINTKRDEIYLKQRHTLNGTMNLQTTLAYAEQFQDSLYEGADYLNTDKTYFGDLKIDHALNNNHFLTYGTDAKIETARSQSVAFFDVAGMDKDDFDYTALGLYAQDAWMIDDKNELTLALRGAKITADWRAKTAQGNEIDETMLVPRLLWRHNHTNELTSRLSAGMGYRAPLTFFESEHGLLDSGFDMAITELEKSKGASYALSYDTHGLNITASAAYTQVKNLAYIDNSAATPILRNSTESGSVKNGDISIGYEVIEGLNLSGAYEMYRYDNAYKSHLSLAAIEQRARFSIDYDANGWELYTEATWVGARDLTPYGYSDRYNDALATSPKNTTAPSYTTVDLKISKELNKNFTVYAGAKNLFDTLQTDTESPLFYDATGGFDSAHIWGPLRGRMVYAGLKATF, encoded by the coding sequence ATGAAAAAAACACTTTCACTCATTGCTTGTGCAGCGATTTGTACCCTCGCTTCCGCCAATGAAGCACACCTCGATACTATCACGGTCAATGGTACGGTTACTACCGTTATTCAGCACAAAGGCTTACTCAAAGATTTGGTAGAAAAAACAGAAGTGATCAACAAAAAAGAACTTGAGCATACACAATCTTCCACTCTCGCCGAAGCCATCAATCAAGAAGTGGGGATTAACGTCACCACCGGCTGTTCCATCTGCGGACTTAAACGGGTACAAATAAACGGTCTTAAAGGGGAGCATACAACGGTATTAATCGACGGTATCCCTTTTAACTCAACCGTATCGAGTTTTTACGGCATGGATGCTATCGGTACGGCGGACATCGAGAGTATCGAAATCGCTCGCGGGACAGGGACATCGCTCACAGCACCTGAAGCTATCGGGGGAACGATCAACATTATTCCTCGCAAACCACGCAACAATGCTATGGAAACGGATCTCTCTATAGGGACATTAGGGACTAAAAACTACTCTGTTTTGGGTGAGGCGATGAGTAGCGATAAAAAAACCGGTATACTCGTCTCCGCCTCCTATCACACGCAAAATCAAGTAGATAACGATCACAATAGCGTCAGCGAATCGCCGAGTTTGGAGAATCAATCACTCTCTCTTATGGTAACCCATGAGTTTTCACCGTATGATTCGATTGAACTCAAAGCGAGCCATTTTACCTCTAACTCGTTTGGTGGATCGATGGTTTCAGAAAGTTCTGCGGTAGCGAACTATGACCCAGCTAACAATAACCCTACATTTGCAGGCGGTAATGTTAACAATCCTCTCATCAGCCAGCCTATGTCGGTATTAGAGCGTATCAACACAAAGCGCGATGAAATCTACCTCAAACAGCGTCATACACTCAACGGTACCATGAATCTCCAAACAACTCTCGCGTATGCTGAACAATTCCAAGATTCTCTCTACGAAGGTGCCGATTATCTCAATACCGATAAAACCTATTTCGGCGATCTAAAAATCGATCACGCCCTCAACAACAACCATTTCTTAACGTATGGAACCGATGCTAAAATCGAAACGGCACGCTCACAATCGGTCGCATTTTTCGATGTTGCAGGGATGGATAAAGATGATTTTGATTACACCGCATTAGGTCTTTATGCCCAAGATGCATGGATGATTGATGATAAAAATGAGCTCACCCTTGCACTACGCGGTGCAAAAATAACTGCTGATTGGCGTGCCAAAACGGCTCAGGGCAATGAAATCGATGAGACCATGCTCGTACCGCGTTTGCTTTGGAGACACAACCACACCAATGAGTTAACATCACGACTCAGTGCCGGAATGGGGTATCGTGCGCCGTTGACCTTTTTCGAATCGGAGCACGGACTACTTGATAGCGGATTTGATATGGCAATCACCGAACTGGAAAAATCCAAAGGGGCAAGTTATGCCCTCTCGTATGATACACATGGATTAAATATTACCGCATCCGCTGCTTATACACAGGTTAAAAATCTCGCCTACATCGACAACTCTGCCGCAACACCGATATTGCGCAATAGCACTGAATCCGGCAGCGTTAAAAATGGCGATATTTCCATCGGCTATGAAGTCATCGAAGGATTAAACCTCTCAGGTGCTTATGAAATGTATCGCTATGATAATGCCTATAAATCCCATCTCTCACTCGCCGCTATCGAACAACGTGCCCGTTTTAGTATCGATTATGATGCCAATGGATGGGAATTGTATACCGAAGCCACATGGGTAGGAGCACGTGATTTAACCCCTTATGGGTATAGTGATCGTTACAACGATGCTCTCGCGACATCGCCAAAAAACACAACAGCTCCATCCTACACAACCGTCGATCTGAAAATTTCAAAAGAGCTCAATAAAAACTTTACCGTATACGCGGGGGCAAAAAATCTTTTTGATACCCTCCAAACGGATACCGAATCACCACTTTTTTATGATGCCACTGGTGGATTTGACTCAGCCCACATCTGGGGACCACTACGTGGGCGAATGGTATATGCTGGGTTAAAAGCCACTTTTTAA